The Malus domestica chromosome 06, GDT2T_hap1 genome has a segment encoding these proteins:
- the LOC103436805 gene encoding alcohol acyl transferase 2-like, translated as MMSSSVLQVKRLQPELIIPAKSTPRETKFLSDIDDQEGLRFQLPVIMCYKDNPSLNENRNPIKVIREALSRALVYYYPLAGRLKEGPNKMLMVDCNGEGILFVEASADVTLEQLGDKILPPCPLLEEFLFNFPGSDGIIGCPLLLVQVTRLKCGGFILALRLNHTMCDAPGFLQFLTAVAEMARGVIHAPSIIPVWERELLFARDPPRIACAHHEYEDVIDHSDGSYASSNQSNMVQRSFYFGAKNMRVLRKQIPPHLISTCSTFDLITACLWKCRTLALKVNPKQAVRVSCIVNARGKHHNVRLPLGYYGNAFAFPAAISKAELLCKNPLGYALELVKKAKATMNEEYLRSVADLLVLRGRPKYSSTGSNFLVSDLTRVGVGDVNFGWGQPVFAGPAKAMDLISFYIQHKNNTEDGILVPMCLPFSAMERFQQELERITQEPKEDICNNLRSTRIMSMM; from the exons ATGATGTCATCCTCAGTACTTCAGGTGAAACGATTGCAGCCGGAACTTATAATTCCGGCAAAGTCAACGCCTCGAGAAACAAAGTTTCTCTCAGATATTGACGACCAAGAAGGCTTGAGGTTTCAGCTTCCAGTCATAATGTGTTACAAAGACAACCCTTCACTTAATGAAAATCGTAATCCCATTAAGGTGATTAGGGAAGCCTTAAGTAGAGCATTAGTGTATTACTACCCTTTAGCTGGTAGGCTTAAGGAAGGGCCTAACAAAATGCTCATGGTCGATTGCAATGGTGAAGGTATCTTGTTTGTCGAGGCTTCTGCTGATGTCACACTTGAGCAACTAGGAGACAAAATTCTACCCCCTTGTCCACTCTTAGaggagtttttatttaattttccaGGCTCTGATGGAATTATTGGTTGTCCTTTGCTGCTGGTTCAA GTGACCCGTCTTAAATGTGGAGGTTTCATACTTGCATTGCGCCTAAACCACACAATGTGTGATGCACCTGGATTTCTCCAGTTCCTGACCGCCGTTGCGGAGATGGCAAGAGGCGTAATACATGCACCATCTATTATACCAGtgtgggagagagagctcttgtTTGCCCGAGATCCACCAAGAATTGCATGTGCTCATCATGAATATGAAGACGTGATTGATCATTCTGATGGCTCATACGCATCCAGTAACCAGTCAAACATGGTTCAACGATCCTTCTACTTTGGTGCCAAGAACATGAGAGTCCTTCGAAAACAGATTCCACCCCACCtaatttccacttgctccacaTTTGACTTGATCACAGCTTGTTTGTGGAAATGTCGCACTCTTGCACTTAAAGTTAATCCAAAACAGGCTGTTCGAGTTTCCTGCATTGTCAATGCACGGGGAAAGCACCACAATGTACGTCTTCCCTTGGGATACTATGGCAATGCATTTGCATTTCCAGCTGCAATTTCAAAGGCTGAACTTCTATGCAAAAATCCACTGGGATATGCTTTAGAGTTGGTGAAGAAGGCTAAAGCTACCATGAATGAAGAATACTTAAGATCAGTGGCAGATCTTTTGGTACTAAGAGGGCGACCTAAATATTCATCGACAGGAAGTAATTTTTTAGTTTCTGATCTAACTCGTGTAGGTGTTGGAGATGTCAATTTTGGATGGGGACAGCCGGTATTTGCTGGACCCGCCAAGGCCATGGATTTGATTAGCTTCTACattcaacacaaaaacaacaCTGAGGATGGAATATTGGTACCAATGTGCTTGCCATTCTCGGCCATGGAGAGATTTCAGCAGGAACTAGAGAGGATTACTCAGGAACCTAAGGAGGATATATGTAACAACCTTAGATCAACTAGGATCATGTCAATGATGTAA